The following is a genomic window from Homalodisca vitripennis isolate AUS2020 chromosome 5, UT_GWSS_2.1, whole genome shotgun sequence.
CATGAATTATGACGTCCACAGCTTAAACATCGGACCTTGTCCTATCGGGTAACACTAACTGAGGTCGATGCGACTGATTTACCCTGTTTCCAGTGTTTTACTTGGTGTCCTGAACACATTAGAGCTGGCAAAGTAGACCAAAGCCGAGTCTCCCCCTGTCGATGCGTTATCTTACATGAATTAATGACGTCACAGCTAAACATCGGACCTTGTCTATCGGGTGGCACTAACTGAGGTCGATGCGACTGATGTGCGCTGaagaaaaaaggaatattttttcCAGTGTTTACTTGGTGTCCTGAACACATTAGAGCTGGCAAGTAGACCAAAAGCCGAGTCTCCCACCCGCCGTCGATGCGTTATCTTACATGAATTATGACGTCACAGCTGAACATCGGACCTTGTCTAGCGGGAGGCACTAAACTGAGGACGATGTGACAGATGTGCGCTGTTTCCAGTGTTTTACTTGGTGTCCTGAACACATTAGAGCTGGAAAGTAGACCAAAGCCGAGTCTCCCCCTGTCGATGCGTTATCTTACATGAATTATGACGTCACAGCTAAACATCGGACCTTGTCTATCGGGTGGCACTAACTGAGGTCGACGCATGCGACTGATGGTACCCAATTTCTAGTGTTTACTTGATGTCCTGAACACATTAGAGCTGGCAAGTAGACCCAATAGCCGAGTCCACCCGCCGTCGATGCGTTATCTTACATGAATTATGACGTCCCCACAGCTAAACATCGGACCTTGTCTATCGGGAGGCACTAACTGAGGACTATGAGACTGATGTACCCTGTTTACTGTTTCCAGTGTTTACTTGGTGTCCTGAACACATTAAGCTGGAAAGTAGACCAAAGCCGAGTCTCCCCCTGTCGATGCGTTATCTTACATGAATTATGACGTCACAGCTAAACATCGGACCTTGTCTATCGGGTGGCACTAACTGAGGTCGATGCGACTGATGTACCCTATTTCTAGTGTTTTACTTGGTGTCCTGAACACATTAGAGCTGGCAAGTAACCAAAGCCGAGTCACCTCCCGGTCCCGATGCGTTATCTTACAAATGAATTTGACGTCACAGCTAACATCGGACCTTGTCTATCGGGAGGCACCTAACTGAGGACGATGTGACTGAGTACCCTGTTTCCAGTGTTTACTATGGTGTCCTGAACACATTAGAGCTGGCAAGTAGACCAAAGCCGAGTCTCCCGCCGTCGATACGTTATCTTACATGAATTATGACGTGCAACAGCTGAACATCGACCTTGTCTATCGGGTAACACTAACTGAGGTCGATGCGACTGATGTACCCTGTTTCCAGTGACATTGGTGTCCTGAACACATTAGAGCTGGCAAGTAGACCAAAGCCGAGTCTCCCCCTGTCGATGCGTTATCTTACATGAATTATGACGCACAGCTAAACATCGGACCTTTTCTATCGGTGGCACTAACTAGGTCGACGCGACTGATGTACCCTATTTCTAGTGTTTACTTGTGTCCTGAACAACTGGCAAGTAGACCAAAGCCAAGTCTCCCCCTGTCGATGCGTTATCTTACATGAATTATGACGTCACAGCTAAACATCGGACCTTGTCTATCGGGTGGCACTAACTGGAGGTCGATGCGACTGATTTACCCTGGTTTCATTGTTTACTTGGTGTCCTGAACACATTAGAGCTGGAAAGTAGACCAAAGCCGATCTCCCCCTGTCCGATGCGTTATCTTACATGAATATGACGTCACAGCTAAACATCGGACCTTGTCTATCGGGTGGCACTAACTGAGGTCGATGCGACTGATGTACCCCTAGTGTTTTCTATCTTGTGTCCTGACACATGGTGGCTGGCAAGTAGACAAAGCCGAGTCTCCCGCCGTCGATGCGTTTATCTTACATGAATTATGCACGTCACAGCTAAAACAACGGACCTTGTCTATCGGGAGGCACTAACTGAGGACGATGTGATGTACATCCTGTTTCCAGTGTTTTACCTTGGTGTCTCCTGACACACATTAGAGCTGGAAAGTAAAGCCGAGTCTCCCCCTGTCGATGCGTTATCTTACATGAATTATGACGTCACAGCTAACATCGACCTTGTCTATCGGGTGGCACTAACTGAGGTCGATGCGACTGATGTACCCTATTTCTAGTGTTTACTTGGTGTCCTGAACACATTAGAGCTGGCAAGTAGACCAATACCGAGTCTCCCGCCGTCGATGCGTTATCTTACATGAATTATGACGTCACAGCTAAACATCGACCTTGTCTATCGGGAGGCACTAACTGAGGACGAAACTGATGTACCCTGTTTCCAGTGTTTTACTTGGTGTCCTGAAACACATTAGAGCTGGCAAGTAGACCAAAGCCGAGTCCTCCCGGCCGTCGATACGTTTATCTTACATGAATTATGACGTCACAGCTGAACATCGGACCTTGTCTAATCGGTAACACTAACTGAGGTCGATGCGACTGATGTATACCCTGTTTCCAGTGTTTTACTGGTGTCCCTGAACACATTAGAGCTGGCAAGGTTGACCAAAGCCGAGTCTCCCACCGTCATGCATTTCTCTTACATGAATTATGACGTCACAGCTGAACATCGGACCTTGTCTATCGGGTAACACTAACTGAGGTCGATGCGACTGATGTGCGCTGTTTCCAGTGTTTACTTGGTGTCCTGAACACATTAGAGCTGGCAAGTAGCCCACAGCCGAGCCCCCCGCTGTCGACCCGTGACCGCCCACTTAACCCGTTTCACAACCATAACCGTTATTCATTAGTGATGCAGATGAACCTGAAGCGAAATTTTgctcaaatttagtttttctttgaaTACGTATGATACCATATATGACAGCACCTATATCTTGATATTTTGTGGACATCAAAAGGAAGTAGTGATTAAATCAGATATACTACATAGATACTAGTCTAGGGCGGGAAATGTATGGAATCTTAATAATGTTTCTGGTAATAACTCTGTTGAGATAGAGCAGAATAACGATCTCAATTTCCGTACCTTGTCATGTCTCCGCAGAAATCCCTGAATACAAGTAACGGAATTTGTTTATGtattctcaatttttttattgagataGTTTTTGAAATCTAGTAGTGAGTGTTTAATTAAGGATAATTGCAAAATCAATGGATGGGGATTCCCAACTTACAGTTTATATTATTCCAGATGACTGAAGTAGACAAGGttacaaataacataaacaaCCATGTCATCAGAAACTCTTACTCATGCCAAACTGGTGAGGAACACAGATGTCAAGCGtcgaaatattattgatatatatatatatatatatatatatatatatatatatatatatatatatatatatatataagatatataaaatttaaactcttttaatcTCAGTAATATTCTTCGTTGTTTCGTTAGTAAGCGAGTCATAAATTTGAGTTAGCGAAACAACCATACACTGATACTGTTCATTTTTATGTGAGGGAACTAATTTCATACAACAATAGTCATCGTTGTGACGTTAGCTAACCAACAATACGAGTAACACTGACAATGTACGAGTATATTGTGATGTCAGGAAACTGATGTTATACTTCTTCATTGTGCCGTTTTCGAACCAACAATATACTGATTGTGTCCATTGTGATGTGAGGAAACTTATCTCATACAACAATAGTCTTCATTGTGACGTTAGCTAAACTACCATACACTGATAGTGTTCATTAACATGTGAGGAAACTGTGTTCAACAACTATAGCCTATATTCTGGTAATAGCGAACCAATCATATACTGATAGTGTTCATTGTGATGTGAGGAAACTGATGATATCATAGAACGATAGTCTTCTTTGTCACGTTAGCGAACCAATAATACACTGATAGTGTTCATTGTAATGTGAGACCACTGATCTCATTCAAAATAACagtctttattgttacataaGTGCACCAAATATACACTGGCAGTATTCATTTTCATGTGAAGAAACTAGTTTCGTACACAAAACAATAGTCATTGAGTTGTTAGCCAACCATAAACTCATTCGTCATTCGTCATTGTTATATGAGTGGACTTACATCAATAGTCTTCTTTGTGATGTGGGGGAACTCTCCTACACTCACAATGATGTTAATACTCTTATTTTATATGTAAcgatatagaaaaaaaaatattccaccgctttatctaaatattatttgttgatttttctccagtttaccttcctcttagtgtagagTCTGAAGTCTAACTTTATCACAGACTAGAATCCTGTAATCTGTAGTTATGTTCGCCTGAAAAGACCCAAAGAAGTCGGCAACGATAATtctcaaaattaactctttaccTCGTTTTGACATCAGTAAACATACAGACTACAAAagatagtgtaatctaggtgattAGGTATTCGCATTGCCTCAATTTATTGTGCaccttcaaacgaacatgactccaggttccaggagtcaagtctgtagcaacgtcaaatttcagacgctgtactaagaggaaggggAAAAGCAGCTAAACTCGATATTAACAAATTTACTCTTAACATTTGTCACTGCTGTgcaatttttaatgttgtttctaTCCATtgatggaattttaaatattattttaaatatcctttTCATATTAACGTTATGGGCATTAGAATATTGTTGGTATAAGAATTATCTTATCTAAATATACGCAACTAATTTAACAAAGATGTTGgattgaatttatatttcatttaatgtatGTGTGGAAGAATTGTATTTTCCAAACTGTAAAAAAATGGAGGATTTAGTAATATACTACGTCACATACAAATGTGAACATTTATTCATAcgttataacagttttttatgtatgtaacgTAAACCTAAAATACAGCTGTATTTGTTGTTGAGAAAATATACCATATACATATAGAATTATAATTCATACAATGTTCCTTTCTTAATTTTGAAGAttcaggttttttatttttactattatataaaaaaaccactGCTTTTCTCACTATATGTTtaggaaaaatatacttttaactgtacattttagcaaccattaagtatgcagtacttggtcagtactgtaatgtagATATCAAACACAAAGTTTTTATCcaacttttactatacatataaaatctgtaaaataccCCATCTTAgttgtgttttacaaaagtagGCTTCTGAAACCTGTGCATGTACTTACATTTTCATTATCGGGGAAACAAGACAAATCAAAGTATGCCACAAAATGGTATTAAGATTCGAGTAAATTACAACtgctaaaatatacagttttaaacataTTCGTGAGCGTGGCAACATGGCAAACTCAACAATGGTTacgaaaatataatttcacttgCTCCAGAAGTACTTTAAAAGGCCAATAAATTGAGTGCAAAGCCAAGGgtaactgttattaaattttaagcagTTGTCAATTAGattctaaatttatacatattaaagcctgatgtatgtaattttaaaatgaagtacCACAAATACATAACACATTTTCACTCATCACttggaaactttattttaattattacgcgttataatatttttaattattgtaaaataaaagttcacgctattttggaatttttaaaatgtagttataaagtgtaattagttttaaattaattatatagtataaatttagTATAGTATTCTATAAGAGACATTTAAGACTGAAAAGTCATATGCTACTTACTTTCAGactcattaataatttataaaatgcaatgtaaaaactgtatgaaTAATTCTGCatctataaataaagtatatatacttaaaaatatactcaGTGAGTAAGGAAATGGCTGTAAAGTCTGTAAcacagtaattttataaataaataatttattattctcgTTACATACTATTTACTTGATTATGTACTGCTAATATCCAGAATGGCCCGAGAACGATTCATGCTGACCGTAGCTTTCATGTTTCGGCTCGTGCACGTGGACTGGAATGTGAACAGGCACTTTGACAGGATACGGCACTGGCTTCTCTACGGGATAAGGGACTTTCTTTTCCACGTACACGGGGTAGGGCTTGGGCACTGGGTAGGGTACTGGCTTCTCCACAGGTACTTTCACAGGATACGGCACCTTCTTCTCGACTGGATAAGGCACGTGTTTGACAACAGGAACGTGTACGGGGTAGGGACGATCCACTGGCACCTTCACAGGGTAGGGCACGTGTTTCTCCACTGGGTATGGAACCTTCTTCTCCACGTAGACGGGGTACGGCTTGGGCACGTGCACCGGGTAAGGCCGGTCAACTGGGACCTTCACAGGGTAAGGGACTTTCTTCACAACTGGGTAGGGCTGAGGGATGTACTCCTTGACGGGGTAAGGCACATGCTTCTCTACAGTGACTGGGTACGGTTTGGGCACATGCACAGGGTATGGTCTGTCCACATGAACCTTCACAGGGTATGGAACTTTCTTCTCGACTGTTACTGGGTACGGCACAG
Proteins encoded in this region:
- the LOC124362459 gene encoding tetra-peptide repeat homeobox protein 1-like — translated: MKLLVCVVVLVALAAAEDKLEQNVEEKSDEKVEEKKQPEKRGLGGFGGYDFGGHDFGGHDFGGSSYGGYGGDDHHHEVKTITVTKKVPVPYPVTVEKKVPYPVKVHVDRPYPVHVPKPYPVTVEKHVPYPVKEYIPQPYPVVKKVPYPVKVPVDRPYPVHVPKPYPVYVEKKVPYPVEKHVPYPVKVPVDRPYPVHVPVVKHVPYPVEKKVPYPVKVPVEKPVPYPVPKPYPVYVEKKVPYPVEKPVPYPVKVPVHIPVHVHEPKHESYGQHESFSGHSGY